From Pantoea vagans:
TATTAATAGCCCGCCAGCGTCATCAGCATCATCCATACTGGCGTCGTCACCGCCGCAAATACCGTTGAAAAGAGCATACTCGCCGCCGCCGGGCCAGGAATGACATTGAACTTCTGCGACATCAGATAGACGTTAACTCCGACCGCCATCGACCCCAGCAATACCACCACTTTACTCTCCAGCGGCGGCAAGCCGGTCAGCCAGGCAATCGCCCATACCGTCATCGGCTGCAGGACCAGCTTCAGCAGGCAGATGGTATAGCTCTCTTTAAGTCCATCCCGCACCCGATAGTGCGCCAGGCTCATGCCCAGTGTGACCAGCGACAGGGGCGCGGCCAGTGAAGCCAGCATCTTTAACGGTTCCGCGGCGAGCATCGGCAAAGGACGTTGCAGAAAACTCCAGGCCGTTCCGCTGAGAATGCCGATGATCAGCGGATTCTTCAGCACGCCAGTCAGGGTGTGCCACACGCCTTGCAGCGAGAAGCTGCCCTGTTTCGCCCACTCGACCGAAACGGTGAGTAAGGTCCAGAGGATCAGGCTGTTAAACACCAGCACCAGCGCCACCGGGGGCAGGGCTTCTGGCCCGAGCAGCACAGTAGCTACCGGGATCCCCAGCATCACGTTGTTGGAAAAGATGCCGCCCAGGGCAAAGACCGAAGCCGCCACGCCATCCAGATTAA
This genomic window contains:
- a CDS encoding AEC family transporter, whose protein sequence is MPLLFESLSHQIYLSAPLFILILLGYCLTRLGKWPASISEGMNRFVFNVALPCMLFRVMSTFSQSPPVDARLLLAFFGSCLLVFIVGRVLATRLFNLDGVAASVFALGGIFSNNVMLGIPVATVLLGPEALPPVALVLVFNSLILWTLLTVSVEWAKQGSFSLQGVWHTLTGVLKNPLIIGILSGTAWSFLQRPLPMLAAEPLKMLASLAAPLSLVTLGMSLAHYRVRDGLKESYTICLLKLVLQPMTVWAIAWLTGLPPLESKVVVLLGSMAVGVNVYLMSQKFNVIPGPAAASMLFSTVFAAVTTPVWMMLMTLAGY